One part of the Nematostella vectensis chromosome 8, jaNemVect1.1, whole genome shotgun sequence genome encodes these proteins:
- the LOC5515201 gene encoding XK-related protein 4 isoform X1, with translation MYASYLKHDFRISKHNTKTMPLFKLIDFILDKKPTYAPTDPKARLWFGRALCTRLDLLLPLISIVLNVTDIVLDLLVALEHWRRKDYIWFTLTVLIVVISSVVVQIYSAYKLWERVVMNKWLEKIGIKTNAISYIMHVFQLGQALRFWRIFRTVRRIRALDDTHDDEQTKMQKQRLLIDQQLSVRLLGVLTAFMEDAPQTVLQLYILVISMRWEWTQGNILMTVNILKSLAMFSLSLVGYAKYTHLADADVRPLPVCAEIGLFSWIFFCLVSRVVSLVVFASVFKGLLFAMTMVHFVLSIIILYPQECDYFQNSRVKSFLFKLAIAYIHQFSFFPLAACRTRRYSIPYHFIILIENAAMVIFWGLYTYYSTDSIIAVAVVVGVAFMIGISSMVCYYNCPVYCHPSRPQANQIPDFKPYTIYETAV, from the exons ATGTATGCGAGTTACCTCAAACACGATTTCAG gatttccaaACATAATACCAAAACAATGCCATTATTCAAATTGATTGACTTCATACTTGACAAGAAACCAACGTATGCACCAACTGACCCCAAGGCACGCCTGTGGTTTGGAAGAGCACTGTGTACTCGCTTAGACCTGTTGCTGCCTCTGATCTCAATAGTGCTAAATGTAACAGACATTGTGTTGGACCTATTGGTGGCGTTGGAACACTGGCGCAGAAAAGACTATATTTGGTTCACCCTCACTGTTCTTATTGTTGTCATATCCTCTGTTGTGGTGCAGATCTACTCGGCTTACAAGCTCTGGGAAAGGGTAGTAAT gaacaaatGGCTCGAAAAGATTGGGATAAAGACGAACGCCATCAGCTACATAATGCACGTGTTCCAACTTGGGCAGGCCTTAAG ATTTTGGCGGATCTTCAGGACTGTAAGAAGGATCCGCGCCTTAGACGACACTCATGATGATGAACAAACGAAGATGCAAAAGCAAAGATTGCTAATAGACCAGCAGCTCAGTGTAAGATTACTGGGTGTTCTCACGGCCTTTATGGAAGACGCTCCCCAGACTGTGCTTCAGCTCTATATCCTGGTGATATCCATGCGCTGGGAATGGACACAGGGGAATATCCTAATGACGGTCAATATCCTCAAATCGCTTGCAATGTTCTCGTTGTCCCTTGTGGGATATGCGAAATACACACATTTGGCAGACGCTGATGTTCGTCCTCTACCCGTTTGTGCCGAAATCGGATTGTTTTcgtggatttttttttgtttagtttcCCGAGTAGTCAGCCTAGTAGTTTTTGCGTCTGTTTTCAAAGGGTTGCTATTCGCTATGACAATGGTTCATTTTGTGTTGTCCATCATTATTCTATACCCCCAGGAGTGTGATTATTTCCAAAACAGCAGAGTGAAATCCTTTTTGTTCAAATTAGCGATCGCTTACATACACCAGTTCTCGTTTTTTCCGCTTGCAGCATGCAGAACACGAAGGTACAGTATCCCATACCATTTTATCATATTAATAGAAAATGCAGCCATGGTAATATTCTGGGGTCTATACACATACTACAGTACAGATTCCATTATCGCCGTTGCAGTCGTAGTTGGTGTGGCGTTTATGATAGGCATTTCATCGATGGTGTGTTATTACAACTGCCCCGTCTACTGCCATCCATCACGACCTCAAGCCAACCAAATACCTGACTTTAAGCCATACACAATATACGAGACAGCGGTATAG
- the LOC5515201 gene encoding uncharacterized protein LOC5515201 isoform X3, translated as MYASYLKHDFRISKHNTKTMPLFKLIDFILDKKPTYAPTDPKARLWFGRALCTRLDLLLPLISIVLNVTDIVLDLLVALEHWRRKDYIWFTLTVLIVVISSVVVQIYSAYKLWERVVMNKWLEKIGIKTNAISYIMHVFQLGQALRLAENLG; from the exons ATGTATGCGAGTTACCTCAAACACGATTTCAG gatttccaaACATAATACCAAAACAATGCCATTATTCAAATTGATTGACTTCATACTTGACAAGAAACCAACGTATGCACCAACTGACCCCAAGGCACGCCTGTGGTTTGGAAGAGCACTGTGTACTCGCTTAGACCTGTTGCTGCCTCTGATCTCAATAGTGCTAAATGTAACAGACATTGTGTTGGACCTATTGGTGGCGTTGGAACACTGGCGCAGAAAAGACTATATTTGGTTCACCCTCACTGTTCTTATTGTTGTCATATCCTCTGTTGTGGTGCAGATCTACTCGGCTTACAAGCTCTGGGAAAGGGTAGTAAT gaacaaatGGCTCGAAAAGATTGGGATAAAGACGAACGCCATCAGCTACATAATGCACGTGTTCCAACTTGGGCAGGCCTTAAG GTTGGCTGAGAACTTAGGGTAG
- the LOC5515201 gene encoding XK-related protein 4 isoform X2: protein MPLFKLIDFILDKKPTYAPTDPKARLWFGRALCTRLDLLLPLISIVLNVTDIVLDLLVALEHWRRKDYIWFTLTVLIVVISSVVVQIYSAYKLWERVVMNKWLEKIGIKTNAISYIMHVFQLGQALRFWRIFRTVRRIRALDDTHDDEQTKMQKQRLLIDQQLSVRLLGVLTAFMEDAPQTVLQLYILVISMRWEWTQGNILMTVNILKSLAMFSLSLVGYAKYTHLADADVRPLPVCAEIGLFSWIFFCLVSRVVSLVVFASVFKGLLFAMTMVHFVLSIIILYPQECDYFQNSRVKSFLFKLAIAYIHQFSFFPLAACRTRRYSIPYHFIILIENAAMVIFWGLYTYYSTDSIIAVAVVVGVAFMIGISSMVCYYNCPVYCHPSRPQANQIPDFKPYTIYETAV from the exons ATGCCATTATTCAAATTGATTGACTTCATACTTGACAAGAAACCAACGTATGCACCAACTGACCCCAAGGCACGCCTGTGGTTTGGAAGAGCACTGTGTACTCGCTTAGACCTGTTGCTGCCTCTGATCTCAATAGTGCTAAATGTAACAGACATTGTGTTGGACCTATTGGTGGCGTTGGAACACTGGCGCAGAAAAGACTATATTTGGTTCACCCTCACTGTTCTTATTGTTGTCATATCCTCTGTTGTGGTGCAGATCTACTCGGCTTACAAGCTCTGGGAAAGGGTAGTAAT gaacaaatGGCTCGAAAAGATTGGGATAAAGACGAACGCCATCAGCTACATAATGCACGTGTTCCAACTTGGGCAGGCCTTAAG ATTTTGGCGGATCTTCAGGACTGTAAGAAGGATCCGCGCCTTAGACGACACTCATGATGATGAACAAACGAAGATGCAAAAGCAAAGATTGCTAATAGACCAGCAGCTCAGTGTAAGATTACTGGGTGTTCTCACGGCCTTTATGGAAGACGCTCCCCAGACTGTGCTTCAGCTCTATATCCTGGTGATATCCATGCGCTGGGAATGGACACAGGGGAATATCCTAATGACGGTCAATATCCTCAAATCGCTTGCAATGTTCTCGTTGTCCCTTGTGGGATATGCGAAATACACACATTTGGCAGACGCTGATGTTCGTCCTCTACCCGTTTGTGCCGAAATCGGATTGTTTTcgtggatttttttttgtttagtttcCCGAGTAGTCAGCCTAGTAGTTTTTGCGTCTGTTTTCAAAGGGTTGCTATTCGCTATGACAATGGTTCATTTTGTGTTGTCCATCATTATTCTATACCCCCAGGAGTGTGATTATTTCCAAAACAGCAGAGTGAAATCCTTTTTGTTCAAATTAGCGATCGCTTACATACACCAGTTCTCGTTTTTTCCGCTTGCAGCATGCAGAACACGAAGGTACAGTATCCCATACCATTTTATCATATTAATAGAAAATGCAGCCATGGTAATATTCTGGGGTCTATACACATACTACAGTACAGATTCCATTATCGCCGTTGCAGTCGTAGTTGGTGTGGCGTTTATGATAGGCATTTCATCGATGGTGTGTTATTACAACTGCCCCGTCTACTGCCATCCATCACGACCTCAAGCCAACCAAATACCTGACTTTAAGCCATACACAATATACGAGACAGCGGTATAG
- the LOC125570271 gene encoding 52 kDa repressor of the inhibitor of the protein kinase-like, translating into MDRIVELLHPVTATLEDISMNRHKHENTNWNAQSLLNAINFSFIVAIVIVRHILALTKPLTVKLQSKAMDILKAKEELALLISVLTEMSNDIDATHHELYQDAVTIARQVDVQPDKPRVAQRQTHRPSAPASNPEDYYKINLTRVFLDHVLEQLDSRFKDDVFICYKELQWLQFPRMKKGSFYSNYIVYNFYISFVYDI; encoded by the exons ATGGACCGAATAGTTGAGCTTCTCCATCCAGTCACAGCTACACTAGAAGATATCTCAATGAACAGACACAAGCATGAAAATACCAACTGGAATGCCCAATCATTACTTAATGCTATCAACTTTTCCTTTAttgttgctattgttattgtcagACATATTTTGGCACTAACTAAACCACTTACAGTGAAGCTGCAAAGTAAAGCTATGGATATCCTGAAAGCTAAAGAAGAACTTGCTCTTCTGATATCAGTTCTCACAGAAATGAGCAATGACATTGATGCCACACACCATGAACTGTACCAGGATGCAGTGACTATCGCAAGACAAGTAGATGTACAACCAGATAAGCCAAGGGTAGCTCAGAGACAGACACATAGACCCAGTGCTCCTGCTTCAAATCCtgaagactattacaagatAAATCTGACCAGAGTTTTCCTAGACCATGTACTCGAGCAGCTCGATTCTAGATTCAAGGATGATGTATTTATCTGCTACAAAG AGCTCCAGTGGCTGCAGTTCCCAAGGATGAAAAAGGGgagtttttattcaaattatattGTCTATAATTTTTACATATCTTTTGTATATGACATATGA